The region GCTTCGGGCCGCGTCCAGTGCGCGATGCCCGATGCCTGCACGCGCGCGATCAGATCGTCCTCGATGCAGCCGCCCGACACCGAGCCGACGACGAGCCCGTCGTCGCGCACCGCGAGCATCGCTCCCTCGGGGCGCGGCGACGACCCCCAGGTTCGCACGACCGTCACGAGCAGCGCGCGGCGGCCTTCGTCGAGCCAGCGCGCGCTCGTTCGCAGCACTTCGAGATCCACGCTTTCCATGATTTTTCCCCGCAGCTTTCCGGCCGGCGGGGGAGCCGACCGCTCGATGGCGCGATTATGGCGTGTTCGATGAAAGCGTGCAGGCGCGCCCGGCCGCGCAAAAAAACTCGCTGAAGCCGGGAGCGTGGCGTGGCAAGCGCGGCGCGCGTTCGCGAGCGATGCGGCCCGCGCACGGCGCGCACCGCGAGAGATCGCGCGTCAGTGCTGCTGCGCGCCGTGCGCGAGCTTCGAGCGGCTGCGCGAGTACGCGAAGTACACGAACAGGCCGATCACGAGCCACGTCAGGAACGCGATCCACGTGACCGGCTGCAGGTTCAGCATCAGGAACAGGCACGCGGCCACCGCGAGGATCGGCACGAGCGGCACGCCCGGGCAGCGGAACGCGCGCGGCAGATCCGGGTGCGTGCGGCGCAGCACGAGCACCGCGATCGACACCATCGAGAACGCGGCGAGCGTGCCGATGTTGATCAGCTCGGCGAGCACGTTCAGCGGAATCAGCGCGGCGATCAGGCCGAAGAACAGGCCGACGAGCCAGGTCGTCAGGAACGGCGTCGCGAAGCGCGGGTGCACGCGCGAGAGCGCGGCGGGCAGCAGGCCGTCGCGCGACATCGCGAAGATGATCCGGGTCTGGCCGTAGCTCATCACGAGGATCACGGTCAACATGCCGATGACGGCGCCGAGATCGATGAAGCCCGCCACCCACTTCTCGCCCGCCACCTGCAGCGCGTACGAGATCGGATGCGAGACGTTCGCGTACTGGGCCCACGGCACGATGCCCGTCGCGATCGCCGCGACCGCGACATACAGGAACGCGCACACGCCGAGCGAGGCGATGATGCCCACCGGCAGATCGCGCTTCGGGTTCTTCACCTCCTCGGCGGCCGACGACACCGCGTCGAAGCCGATGAACGCGAAGAACATCACGGCCGCCGCGCCGAACACGCCGTTCCAGCCGTGCGGCATGAACGGCTTCCAGTTCACGGGCGTCACGTGGAAGACGCCGACCGCGATCACGAGCAGCACGACGGCGACCTTGATGAACACCATGATGTTGTTCACGCGCGTCGATTCGCGGATGCCGATCGACAGCAGTGTCGTGATGACGAGCATCACGACGAACGCGGGCAGGTTGAAATACGTGACGACGCCCGGCAGCGCGCCCGGCGCGGCGGTGAGCGCCGTCGGCAGCGACACGCCGAAGCCCTGCAGCAGCGATTGCAGGTAGCCGGACCAGCCGACCGACACCGCGGACGCGGCGAGCCCGTACTCGAGCATCAGGTCCCAGCCGATGATCCATGCGACGAGCTCGCCGAGAGTCGCGTACGAATACGTGTAGATCGAGCCGGCGACGGGGATCGTCGACGCGAATTCGGCGTACGACAGCGCGGCGAGGCCGCACGCGATCGCCGCGATCACGAACGACAGCATCAGCGCCGGCCCGGCCTGCACGGCGCCCGTGCCGCTCAGCACGAAGATGCCGGTGCCGATGATCGCGCCGATGCCGAGAAAGGTGAGGTCGACCGCGCCGAGCGCCTTCTTGAGGCCGGCCGCTTGCGCGCCGGCGATCATGCGGTCGACGTTTTTCTTGCGGAAGAGAGACATTGCGTGGGATTACCGGACGGCGCGGGGCGCGCGCCGGACAAGTGGAAAACCCGCCATTTTAGCGGATATGGCGGGCATGCCCGCGCCGGACGATGCGCGATCGCGACGTGGGGCGCAAAAAAATCGATCAATGAAAACAATTGCTTGCATCAATCGCCCGGGGCGGCGCGACGTGGCGCCGCGGCGGGCGCGCGCTCCGCATTCGCGGCGGCCGAAGCGGGGAAGCGGCCGGGCCGCGGCGCTACGCGCCGATCGCCGGGTTCATGTCGACGAGGCGGTTGCTCATCACATAGAACGTGAGTTCCGCGTTGTTCGACAGCTTCATCTTCTCGAGCAGGCGCGTCCGGTAGACGCTGACCGTCTTCACCGACAGCGACAGCGCGTGCGCGATGTCGGTGAGCCGCTTGCCCGACGCGATCATGCAGAGCGTCTGGTACTCGCGGTCGGACAGCTTCTCGTGCGGCAGCGGCTCGTTCTCGAACGACACGTACTCGGCGAGCGCCTCGGCCATCGCCGGGCTCACATACTTGCGGCCCGCGGCGACCTGGCTGATCGCCGACACCATCTGCGCGGCGTTCACGGTCTTCGACAGGTAGCCCGCCGCGCCCGCCTTCAGCGCGCGCACCGCGAACTGATCCTCACGGTACATCGAGAACATCAGCACCGGCGTGCTCGGCAGCCTGCGCTTCAGGCGCTTGAGCACCTCGATGCCGTTCATGTCGGGCAGCGAGATGTCGAGCAGGATCACGTCGAACTCGCTTTTCTCGGCGATCACGAGCGCATCGCCGCCGCACTCGGCTTCCTTGACTTCGCGCGCGATGCCGCGGTCGATCAGCAGTTGGCGGATGCCCTGGCGGACGATCGCGTGATCGTCGACGAGCAGGATCTGCAAGCTCATCTCGCCTCCTTGCGCACCTTGCGCGCGGCGGCGGGCGTGCGCGCGGCGATGAGCGCGTGCCACGCGAAGCGCGCGCGCATGCTGCCGAGCCCGTAGCCGCCGCGGCGGCGTGCGGCCGCGGCGCCCACGCCCACGCCCACGCCGTCGTCGGTGACGACGAGGCTCAGGTGCGTGTCGTCGACGTCGATGCGCACGTCGGCGGCCGATGCGTGCGCATGTTTGGCAACGTTTGCGAGCGCTTCCTGCGCGACCCGGAAAACGGCGAGCGCGCCGTCGGCGGACAACTGCGTGACGCGCGCGTCGGCCGCGCAGACGAAGCTCGTGCGCAGGCCGGTGCGCGCGCCGTGCGCGCCGATCCACGCGGCGAGCGTGCCGACGAGCCCCGCCTCGAGCGCGGGCGTGCGCAGCCCGTCGATCAGGCGGCGGTTCGCGGCCGTGGCGGCGTCGAGCGCCTGCTGCGCGAGCGCGAGCGCACGCCGGGCGGCGTCGGGCGCGTCGTCGGGCAGCCACGTTTCGACGTTCGCGAGCGCGAAGCGCGCGGCGGTGAGATCGGCGCCGAGGCCGTCGTGAAGCTCGCCCGCGAGATGGCGGCGCGCGGATTCGTCGGCGGCGACGAGCTCGGCGGACAGCTGCGCGAGGCGCAGCGGGAAACGAAAGGAATGCCGACCTCGGGCGCGAGGCCGCTCGACGACGAAGCGGGGGCGCTTGCAATCGACGGCGCAACAGACGGCGTATCCATGACTCTCCCTTTCTGTTCAGAAAGCTGTTCAGACACTTGCTGAAACGATTGCCGATCCACGCCGACGGCAGAATTTGCCGGCGGGATGTCAGCCACGTACTGCGGAAACACTATTTACATCTTGTAACATTTGGTCCGGCACTGTAACAGCCGGTGGGACCGTTTTCACAGCGGCGCATGATATCGCAGAATTATAGGAAAAGTCATAGTGGGCGGACATTTAAAGGCGATTGTCACACGTCGGGATGTTCCCGATGTAGGACAAACACCGGCAGACAAATGCCGCAAACCAACGGGAAGTTGTAACTATTCTGAGATACAAATATGAAGTTTTGTAACCATGTTGCCAAGATTTGGCATAAAAAAACCGGAGCGCGAGGCTCCGGTCAGATTGCTGACAAACCCTCGCCAAGTGGGGGATTTTTGTTTTTTAATGGCGTGATGCTGAAGACGCCCATGCCCACGCAGCACGAACTCGAGATGGTGACGCTCGAGGAACTCGTGCCGAAGGACCACCTGCTGCGCCAGATCGATGCGGCGGTGGATTTCGAGTTCATCCGCGCGAAGGTGGCGCATCTGTATTGCGCGGACAACGGGCGGCCGGCGCTCGATCCCGTGGTGATGTTCAAGCTGTTGTTCATCGGCTACCTGTTCGGGGTGCGCAGCGAGCGGCAACTGATGCGTGAGGTCCAGGTCAACGTCGCCTATCGCTGGTTCGCCCGGTTCCGGCTGACCGACAAGGTGCCGGATGCGTCAACGTTCTCGCAGAATCGCCGCCGACGCTTCACGGACACGACGGTGTATCAGGAGATCTTCGACGAGATCGTGCGGCAGGCGATCAAGCGCGGGCTGGTCGACGGTCGGGTGCTGTACACGGACAGCACGCACCTGAAGGCGAACGCGAACAAAGGCAAGTTCGATGTGGTGAAGCTGGAGCAGACGCCGG is a window of Burkholderia mallei ATCC 23344 DNA encoding:
- a CDS encoding amino acid permease gives rise to the protein MSLFRKKNVDRMIAGAQAAGLKKALGAVDLTFLGIGAIIGTGIFVLSGTGAVQAGPALMLSFVIAAIACGLAALSYAEFASTIPVAGSIYTYSYATLGELVAWIIGWDLMLEYGLAASAVSVGWSGYLQSLLQGFGVSLPTALTAAPGALPGVVTYFNLPAFVVMLVITTLLSIGIRESTRVNNIMVFIKVAVVLLVIAVGVFHVTPVNWKPFMPHGWNGVFGAAAVMFFAFIGFDAVSSAAEEVKNPKRDLPVGIIASLGVCAFLYVAVAAIATGIVPWAQYANVSHPISYALQVAGEKWVAGFIDLGAVIGMLTVILVMSYGQTRIIFAMSRDGLLPAALSRVHPRFATPFLTTWLVGLFFGLIAALIPLNVLAELINIGTLAAFSMVSIAVLVLRRTHPDLPRAFRCPGVPLVPILAVAACLFLMLNLQPVTWIAFLTWLVIGLFVYFAYSRSRSKLAHGAQQH
- the rqpR gene encoding response regulator transcription factor RqpR (The RqpSR system (Regulating Quorum sensing and Pathogenicity Sensor kinase and Response regulator) co-occurs with and modulates the expression of cis-2-dodecenoic acid quorum-sensing systems.); the protein is MSLQILLVDDHAIVRQGIRQLLIDRGIAREVKEAECGGDALVIAEKSEFDVILLDISLPDMNGIEVLKRLKRRLPSTPVLMFSMYREDQFAVRALKAGAAGYLSKTVNAAQMVSAISQVAAGRKYVSPAMAEALAEYVSFENEPLPHEKLSDREYQTLCMIASGKRLTDIAHALSLSVKTVSVYRTRLLEKMKLSNNAELTFYVMSNRLVDMNPAIGA